The genomic window CACGAGTCCCTGTCCGTGTGGCCGCCGAGACCGTGGGGGGATCTCTCCGCTGCCGCGCGGGACGCTTGGGAGCAGGCGGCTCGGGCTGTGCTGGAGGGGGTTCGGAGCGGTGGCTGAGGGTTCGGCGGTCGAGTTCCTGCGGCAGGCGCACGTCCGGGCCGAGGAGTTGGCGCGGGCGGCGACGCGTGGGCCGTGGACGGTGCATTCGCACGACTGGACGAGTAGCTTCGCCGCGTCGATCGGCCACCACTTTGAGGCTGACGTCGTGGGCGGTGGCCACGAGGGCGGCGGGGTCGTTGATTTGGCCGACGCGGAGTTCATCGTGGCGAACGACCCGGCCGCGGTGCTGCGCCGTGTCGCCGCCGAGCGGCAGATCCTCGCCGAGCACCAGCCGACGCGGGACGACTGGGACAGTCGACTGTATGAACCGTGCGAGCTGGCGGGTTGCCGCTGCAGCTCTCGCGAGGACGACGAGTACGTGTTGGCGTGCGGCTCGTGCGCGACGGGCAATCCGTACGACGCCGTGCTGCAGCACTGGCCCGTGCCGGACGGTGCTGCTGCTCGCCCAGGCCTGGGGCTGGGAGGAGGAAGCATCGTGACGACCTTCTACCTCAAGCGGCCCGGCCAGTACAGCGACGAAGCCGAGGCCATCGTCTGTGGGGACGACGACAGCTGGCCCGGCAGTACTCACGCCGCCGAGGACGAGTGGGCGCTGTCGCTGCCGCATTCGTGTGACGCGTGGGAGATCGGGATCGGCTCCCTGGGCGATGTGCTGGAGGCGGCTCGGGAGTTCCGGGCTGGCCTGGATGAGGCGATCCGCCGACTGGAACAGGAGCAGGCTGAGGATGGCAACGAGCCTGCCCGGTATGCGGCGGCGCGTGCGGGCGCGGCTCGGTCGCTGCGGGAGATGGAGGAGGAGGCGGCCGAGCTTGGCCTCGGGTCGCTCGCGGGGCTCGCTGGCTGGCAGGCCGAGCAGTTCGAGGGCTGGACGCCGTTCACGGCGTTGCCCGACTCGGCGTTTCGTCTCGCCCGGCGGCCGCCGGAGATTCCCGCCGCCTGTTACGCGGCGTCCTGGGGCTGGGTGCATGTCCGGCCGGGCTGCAGGTGCCCGCGCACTCGCCGATGATGGGTCCCGTGGGCGAGGTGGCTGGGATGGTTTGCGGGCATTGCGGGCGGCCGTGTGCCTGGAATCCGTGGGGCCGGTGCTCCTGGTTCTGCTTTGACCGGCCACGTGAGGACCCGGCGGAGCATGCGGCGATGATCGAGGCCGCGCCGGAGGCGTTCGCCTGGTTCATGGGGCTCGGGCCGGGTGAGCGGGTCGACGGGCCGGGCGATGGTTAGGGGCTGTCCTCGGGCGCCTGGACCTTGCGGACCGTGCAGTCGCCAGCCGTAAGGCGCTCGTTGAGGGCGTTGATGGTGTCGGGGCGCAGCGGAGCGTTGACCTGTGCGGCGTACGTGCTGGCGGCCTGCTGTTCCAGTTCTGCGACCCGGGCGGCCAGTTGGTCGCATTCGTCAGCGATCGGCTGCACGATCTCCATGACCGTGTCGGCGAGCGGCACTGTCTGCCCGTCGCGGATGGCAGGGTGCAGGCCGAGCGCGCACTCGATACGGGCCCGCAGGTCGTCGGTCATGTCTGGTCTCCGGTGATGGCCCTGGCGAGGGCGAGAGCCTCGTTGCTGCCGGCCACGCCGGGCAGCATCCCGTCAAGGTTGGTCTTGCTGGTCAGCCTGCGGAGGAGCGCGGCGATCAGCGGGTTATAGGACGCGGGGAGCCCGGACGGGCGCTCGGCAAGCTCCCGGATCGCGGCCTGTAGGACTTCGACGTCGGTCACTTCATCATCTCCGGGTCGAACGGGATGCTGCACTTGATGCACGGGCCACCATGCGGCGGCTCGCCGGGGAAGTTGTAGGCGGGGGAGACGTGCTGGCAGGGCTGCTCCTGGTCGTGGCAGCCGGCGCAGTCGTCGACGTTGCCGTTCTCGCAGCAGTGCTGGTCGAGTGGGGTTCCGGTGTCGGCGTGGAGCCGGTAGTCGTCGAGCATCTCATCGAGGTACCACCAGACGCCGTCGCGTTCTTGCCGGCGGTCCCGGTGCGCCTTGAGCCACTGCTCGAACTGGTCACCGCGGCGGGGCAGGGGCTCGGGCTGGTAGCTGGGGCCGGTGTGGAGTACGGCCGCGCCGAGTCGACGCCAGAAACTGCGGTCGGTCACTGCTCCTCCGTCGGGTACTGCTCGCCGCGGGCCAACGCTGCGCGGGCTTGTTGGGCTTCGGCGATGAACGCGTCCAGGCGGGCGAGGGCCGTGGTCTGGACGGTGGGGTCCTCATACGCGTTCTCGTCGTCGATGCGCCACTGGTCACACTGGTGGGGCAGGAAGACGCGCCAGCCGGGCTTGTTGTCCTCATCCCAGGGCTCGTCAACGTACTCCACGGTGAAGCCGAACTTCCTGGCGGTCATCCCCGGACCTCCTTCTCGCAGGTGTCGCAGAGTGGGTGGTCGCCGGGTGTGGCCCCGTAGTTGCCGCAGATCTGGCACTCGGTGTTGGCGCGGGCGGAGGCGAGATCATCGGCCAGATCGATGAGCGTGTTCAGCAACTCGTCACGGCTGTGGTCTTCCCGCAGGTGCTCGTACAGGTCCGTCCGGCCGTACAGGTCGTCTTCGTTGCAGTCGGCGATGGGGCAGGTGGTGATCATGCTGCGGTCTCCGTCTCCAGCGAGTTGGCCCAGTCGGCGAGCGCCTCGAAGTCGGCAGGCAGCATGCCGAGGCGCGGATCGACGTGATGAAGGAGCGCCGGGCCTTCGTGGACATCGGTCACGAACTCCCGGTCCGCAGCGCCGATCTCGTCGTCGACCCACGCGAACGGCCGGCCCTGCGCCCAGCGGACGACCTCCCACGTCTTGAAGTACATGCCGTCCGGCCGGCTGGCCCAGAGGTGCTCGAACGGCACGTGCGGCAGCTCGGGGAGGCCGAGGTGCGGGCCGATCCAGTAGTTCGCTTCGGCCTGCCACGTGGTGCACCACACGAGGTCGTACGGCAGGGCCTGCAGCATGGCGCCGTGATCGTGGTTGAGCCAGACGCGCAGGGGCTTGGCGCGGCGGGGGTTGGCTTGCCGGGCGATCCAGGAGGCGGGCAGCATGCGGTAGGTGGAGTATCCGTCGGGGCGTCGGGTGGCCTTCGCGGCGAACGGATTGAGCGGTCCGTCAACATCGATCAGGAGCAGCGGGCGAGTCATCGCCGGGCCTCCAGTAGGTGCTTGCCGTACGCGAGGTGCGCGCCGGTGACGGTGGTGTAGGTGCGGGACTGCCAGTCGCCGCATGTGCACGACGCCCAGCAGCCGTGACGGCCGGTCCGGTACAGCCAAGGGTGGTGCTTCACCGCCACAGCTGAGCCCCCAGCTCGCCGAGAAGCGCCGGGTTGACGATGCTGACGATCGCCTTGACGTCTTCGACGGGGACGGCTGCCCAGAGCACACTGCGGGCGTCTGCGTACTTTCGGGCGAGGCGCTCGCGCTTCTCAGCAGGGAGCTGGGCGGTCCGGTCGGGGTGGCTGTTGTGCGCGTTATCAGCGATCTTGATGAGGGTGGCGCCGTAGTTCGTGACGATCGCCTCGATCTTCGCCTGGTAGGTGACGTCCGGGTTGTTCGTCACCCGTTGCACCAGATCGACGACTGTACCCGGCACCCCGGCGGCGAGCAGCTGTTCGGCGGTCAGGTCGGTGTCTTCGAGGGTGTCGTGGAGGAGCCCGGCCATCTGCATGCCGACGCCGAACGGTGCGAGGCCGGCGGCGACAGCTTCGACGTGCCGGATGTACGGGGCACCGATCTTGTCGAACTGTCCGGCGTGAGCTTCGGTGGCGAGGGCGTGGACGTCGGCGAGGGTGATTCGGGTCGGCATGAGGGTGCCTCTCGGGCTGGGTGGTATGCGTCGATTATCTCATTTGTGCCACTTGATCGCATCTGCCTTGCGGGCCCAATCCGTGCCCTGAGCAGGGAAGTTGGGCCCGCGTCAGGCGCCGGGCGTGTCGCTCCTGGCCACCCAGTTCGGGCTGTAGACGACGGGCGGCTCGGGGTCGTCCTTGCGGTGGCGCAGGGCGCGCAGGGTTTCGCGGGGAGCAGTGACAGCCAGGGCGAGAAGCAACACCGTCTGGCGGAGCTTACTGCCGCAGTACCAGCTCCCACTGCTCCGCATCTGTCCCTTCGCCCAGTCGCCGAGCCAGCCCCACGGGCGGAGCCGGCCGGCCAGGTAGCCGGCCACGGCGGCCACAGCCACGACGAGCGCAGTCACGACTGGCAGCCGATCTGGTGGTCGCCGCCGGTCCCGGTACACGTCGGGCAGGCGTCGCCCTTGAATCGGGCCTCAACGGCCTTGTCGTCGATCCGGCGGTTGATGACCGTGGCGGTCGCGTCGATCGCCTTGGCGCACTCGTCGACCTCGAAGCGGGGGTTGTCGCCGGTGGTGGTTTCACGGCGTTCGGTGGTCTTGGTGTAGGTGCCGTCGGCTCGTTCGACCTCGACGGTGATCGTTACGGTGATCTTCACTTCGTCTCCAGTGCGTATCCGGTGCGGCGGGGCTTGCCGGTCTTGGTGGTCGGGGAGTCGTGGAGCTGGTCCGTGCGGATCCGGCCGTAGATGATGCCTGGCCTTCTGGTGTCGAGGTAGGTGATCGCGGCGTGGTCGTCGTGGATCGTGTCGATGCGGATCCGCGTCGGGTAGATGACGCGCGGGTCGCACTGCTGGTAGATCCGGCCGGGCTTCGCGGGCATGTGCTGCTCCTTGTCAGAGGGGTCGGCCGTCGCAGTCGTAGTAGTCGCCGCTACGGACGTGCGGCTGGTAGCAGCCATCGTGGTCGAACGGGTCGTCCTCGTCCTCGTCGTAAGCGTCGGGCTTCTGGTCGATCACGCCTGCTCCAGGGCGAGTTCGACGCAGTACAGGGCGAACTTGGTGCTGTAGTCGGAGTGGCCGATGGCCTGCTGCT from Kitasatospora sp. NBC_01287 includes these protein-coding regions:
- a CDS encoding DUF6221 family protein, with translation MAEGSAVEFLRQAHVRAEELARAATRGPWTVHSHDWTSSFAASIGHHFEADVVGGGHEGGGVVDLADAEFIVANDPAAVLRRVAAERQILAEHQPTRDDWDSRLYEPCELAGCRCSSREDDEYVLACGSCATGNPYDAVLQHWPVPDGAAARPGLGLGGGSIVTTFYLKRPGQYSDEAEAIVCGDDDSWPGSTHAAEDEWALSLPHSCDAWEIGIGSLGDVLEAAREFRAGLDEAIRRLEQEQAEDGNEPARYAAARAGAARSLREMEEEAAELGLGSLAGLAGWQAEQFEGWTPFTALPDSAFRLARRPPEIPAACYAASWGWVHVRPGCRCPRTRR
- a CDS encoding HD domain-containing protein, which codes for MPTRITLADVHALATEAHAGQFDKIGAPYIRHVEAVAAGLAPFGVGMQMAGLLHDTLEDTDLTAEQLLAAGVPGTVVDLVQRVTNNPDVTYQAKIEAIVTNYGATLIKIADNAHNSHPDRTAQLPAEKRERLARKYADARSVLWAAVPVEDVKAIVSIVNPALLGELGAQLWR